A window of the Linepithema humile isolate Giens D197 chromosome 4, Lhum_UNIL_v1.0, whole genome shotgun sequence genome harbors these coding sequences:
- the LOC105669232 gene encoding uncharacterized protein, translated as MSGQSGGYRVCLTKVNEQLTCKLCSGYFIDATTIIECLHSFCRSCIVKYLENNKYCPICEVQVHKSRPLLNIRPDHTLQDIVYKLVPGCYQNEMRCRREFYAKHPEVRSQVTSPEARGEPIESHIYSPDESLSLSLEYFNPLTIDLNETNAVKDSIEKPFVRRYLRCPAAVTVFHLQKLIRAKYGLSDAHRVDIMYKEEPLCSSYTLMDVMYIYHWRRKVPLHLSYRIFESSSKRMKLSDDNATYKTSLTNAGIDSIDLKDDKSSKREWKEVQLKISETGVMSITDISNTVHKRATGIENLQNEKAVEETLTSIEVKKEDLIVENCNISKSSAEILQPTLVIDAQMTNNSTIPDLSNAFLITSDVKPTTENSSIKNCISLSTQHNGNTRQTNETGNSAVSTKLQQGTQEVKDSNQIANVEDKSVLSGQKTISQSATQFMEKSALIAEDKKGTDVGAKKLSINNNNNSTDFKVGNPGESVKECAKNEAKMENTGSKIDALSVKLQFQPKLGQINNTYSKKAPKEKRTIPQQCGKKSDVKSSTEDTKIAVKTRTNCGNTSGKASVSCSTANPQRSIVSAVTSQNASVMESSSGPGRQEALYEKDNQSAKIDVQQALNLLEQKTNSSIQAMAESVPKTISSTSPKCTRSNSTTATNENVPTISNISTSTVGHATSTFSYTFHDLVTNSTSLKSALKNSNSSCVLQKSLGMPPIISSTSNSQICSMPQFSIQTSPTGAYSTPVSLKNNYSNVSQNVSTVMTTSTATITATAMSKPTSGACSAVPPCPDAIPISLMKQASMRKQEVTAKGTNLNEICAKIGSNTTGSKINDICAKIGENSKEKNRIETRGKSDVPDLLKISTKKCSAPSPSNSDTTIKHIPNIPNVPVYTPSSNATTTTTMESKSTLSTSTSAGVLAGSISTSSIPTSSHMSQKASSLRKHSQPIGYKTLRDPPKSWNPTLSKNNYVAVKNQAKEMQNSASEGTSKQIPSKPAKIFKMRNMPRYLGNPASGVKPMYGVANDTKEKEQSATKSVTLNMMKIDPKTLSPIVSTINSSIVSPPPYSPNTRNYQTPFPRDICRNTGSPISPRNSPVNMLSTNPFIPSPTPNTNPRIIYSHFPPPFPDASRFPNPLIRSPIGIPPPSAFHSSLPPSINKLYQRSSYVPQTTGYSPVSSQPPTVQRIPPSTHSSSPKSPKASSPSSISSMSFNLAKADSQSPITSTVDSVALLLSKSVSMPVPVQSPQRELNAFNLSKTGSLTSGSNVVKTSAAADTSNMVAETQISKQSFSSMSLNSATITSTEISEKSSSSSSGTNERKQCKDAEVQKAQETAQSREENSKTKLTEMRCNTDIADNTATSPHDKKQKNQATKINGDVTTEQHVSKKSTEDNINETAMPVETTERDSQVERSSSREENSNPKSNIQTNVNNSPVSDSKKEDLGKTNEQIQGKKSEVQKNKAET; from the exons ATGTCAGGGCAAAGTGGTGGATATCGAGTGTGTTTAACCAAGGTTAATGAACAATTGACGTGCAAATTGTGTAGTGGATACTTTATCGACGCCACTACTATCATAGAATGTTTACACTCCT TTTGTAGAAGTtgcattgttaaatatttggaGAATAATAAGTATTGCCCAATTTGTGAAGTACAGGTTCACAAAAGTAGGCCATTGTTAAATATACGACCTGATCATACATTGCAggatattgtatataaattggtACCTGGATGTTACCAaa atGAAATGCGATGTCGGAGGgaattttatgcaaaacatCCAGAAGTACGTAGTCAAGTGACATCTCCAGAAGCTCGTGGAGAACCTATAGAATCACATATATATTCTCCGGATGAATCTCTCAGCTTATCCTTAGAATACTTTAATCCTCTCACAATCGATTTAAATGAAACGAATGCTGTTAAGGATAGTATCGAAAAGCCTTTTGTAAGGCGATATCTACGATGTCCTGCAGCAGTTACTGTATTTcatttacagaaattaataaGAGCCAAATATGGTCTTAGTGATGCACATAGAGTTGACATAATGTACAAAGAGGAACCACTATGCAGTAGTTATACATTAATGGatgtaatgtatatttatcacTGGAGGAGG AAAGTTCCATTACATTTAAGCTACAGAATATTTGAATCATCCTCAAAACGCATGAAACTGTCGGACGACAATGCCACGTACAAAACATCGTTAACAAATGCTGGCATTGATTCTATAGATTTAAAAGATGACAAATCATCGAAGCGCGAATGGAAAGAGGTACAGTTAAAAATATCGGAAACTGGTGTGATGAGCATAACTGATATATCGAATACGGTACATAAAAGAGCTACAGGGATCGAGAATTTGCAAAATGAAAAAGCTGTAGAAGAGACTCTTACTTCCATAGAAGTAAAAAAGGAAGATTTAATAgttgaaaattgtaatatatctaAATCTTCTGCAGAAATACTGCAGCCGACTTTGGTTATCGATGCGCAAATGACGAATAATTCAACAATTCCTGACTTGAGCAATGCATTTCTTATTACGAGTGACGTCAAACCTACAACCGAGAATTCatcgattaaaaattgtatatcgTTGAGTACTCAACACAATGGAAATACAAGGCAAACAAATGAAACGGGAAATAGTGCTGTCTCAACAAAATTGCAACAAGGTACACAAGAAGTAAAAGATTCTAATCAAATTGCTAATGTTGAAGACAAATCAGTTTTATCAGGACAAAAGACTATCAGTCAATCAGCGACACAATTTATGGAGAAGAGTGCACTTATCGCTGAAGATAAGAAGGGAACGGATGTAGGTGCGAAAAAATTgtcgataaataataacaataatagtaCAGATTTTAAAGTTGGAAATCCGGGGGAATCGGTAAAGGAATGCGCAAAAAACGAagcaaaaatggaaaatactGGGTCAAAAATTGACGCGTTAAgtgtaaaattacaatttcaaCCGAAATTAggtcaaattaataatacttattCAAAGAAAGCACCAAAGGAGAAACGAACGATTCCTCAGCAGTGCGGGAAAAAATCCGACGTAAAATCATCAACGGAAGATACAAAAATTGCCGTAAAGACACGAACAAATTGCGGAAATACAAGTGGTAAAGCATCGGTATCATGTTCCACGGCAAATCCGCAAAGATCGATCGTGTCTGCCGTAACGTCTCAGAATGCTTCGGTAATGGAATCTTCATCTGGACCCGGCAGACAGGAAGCTCTCTACGAAAAGGATAATCAGAGTGCAAAGATCGATGTGCAGCAAGCTTTGAATTTGTTGGAACAGAAAACAAACTCGTCCATACAAGCAATGGCAGAATCTGTTCCGAAAACGATCAGCAGTACAAGTCCGAAATGCACACGGAGTAACAGTACAACCGCGACGAATGAAAATGTACCTACCATATCGAATATTTCCACATCCACGGTTGGTCATGCGACATCAACGTTTTCCTACACATTTCACGATCTAGTAACTAACTCGACCAGCTTGAAATCAGCGCTCAAGAATTCCAACAGCAGCTGCGTGCTCCAAAAATCATTGGGCATGCCACCGATCATCTCTTCAACGTCCAACAGTCAAATATGCTCTATGCCTCAGTTTAGCATACAAACATCCCCGACGGGCGCATATTCCACACCTGTATCGTTGAAGAATAACTATAGCAATGTGAGTCAAAATGTAAGCACTGTAATGACAACATCGACAGCGACGATTACGGCGACGGCAATGTCGAAACCAACGTCGGGGGCGTGTTCGGCGGTGCCTCCGTGTCCGGATGCGATTCCTATATCTCTGATGAAGCAAGCGTCTATGCGCAAGCAGGAAGTGACCGCTAAGGGTACGAACCTGAATGAAATTTGTGCGAAAATCGGCTCTAACACAACTGGCTCAAAGATCAACGACATCTGCGCGAAGATAGGCGAAAATTCAAAGGAGAAGAACAGGATAGAGACACGTGGTAAATCGGATGTACCGGATCTGCTCAAGATAAGCACGAAGAAGTGCTCTGCACCGTCACCGTCTAATTCGGACACGACAATCAAGCATATACCTAATATTCCGAATGTACCGGTGTACACCCCGAGTAGCAacgcaacaacaacaacaacgatGGAGAGTAAGTCCACCTTGTCAACGTCAACATCAGCCGGTGTGCTAGCGGGATCGATATCAACGTCATCCATACCGACGTCGTCTCACATGAGCCAGAAAGCGTCGTCCCTGAGGAAGCACAGTCAACCGATCGGGTATAAAACGCTGCGCGATCCACCGAAATCTTGGAATCCTACATtgtcgaaaaataattatgtagcGGTGAAGAATCAAGCAAAGGAGATGCAGAACTCCGCGTCCGAAGGTACGAGCAAACAGATTCCATCGAAACCAgctaagatttttaaaatgagaAACATGCCGCGATACCTGGGCAATCCCGCGTCAGGTGTGAAGCCTATGTACGGTGTCGCGAACGATACGAAGGAGAAGGAACAATCGGCGACCAAGAGCGTTACTCTCAACATGATGAAAATCGATCCCAAGACGCTATCACCCATCGTCTCGACGATTAATTCGTCGATCGTTTCGCCGCCACCCTACTCGCCGAACACCCGAAATTATCAAACTCCGTTTCCGCGAGACATATGTCGCAACACCGGATCTCCCATCTCGCCCAGAAACTCTCCGGTGAATATGTTGTCGACTAATCCGTTCATACCATCTCCTACGCCGAATACGAATCCTCGGATCATATATTCTCATTTCCCTCCTCCCTTTCCAGATGCTAGCCGATTCCCGAATCCTTTGATACGATCGCCCATCGGTATCCCACCTCCCAGTGCCTTCCACAGTAGTCTACCGCCTTCGATCAACAAGCTGTATCAGCGATCGAGTTACGTACCGCAAACCACTGGTTACTCGCCCGTGTCTAGCCAACCACCGACAGTGCAGAGGATACCACCCAGCACTCATTCATCCTCGCCGAAATCGCCTAAAGCCTCATCGCCAAGTTCTATTTCGTCCATGTCGTTCAACTTGGCAAAGGCGGACTCGCAGTCGCCGATTACATCAACGGTGGACAGCGTCGCACTGCTGCTGTCCAAAAGCGTATCCATGCCCGTACCTGTGCAATCACCGCAACGCGAACTCAATGCGTTTAACTTGTCTAAGACCGGCAGTTTGACTTCGGGATCCAACGTCGTCAAGACATCCGCCGCGGCGGACACGAGTAACATGGTTGCGGAAACGCAGATTTCTAAGCAGAGCTTTTCCTCCATGTCGCTCAATTCTGCGACCATCACCAGCACAGAGATATCCGAAAAATCGTCGAGCTCGTCGAGCGGCACTAACGAGCGGAAGCAATGCAAAGACGCGGAGGTGCAAAAGGCGCAGGAGACTGCGCAATCGAGAGAGGAAAATTCGAAGACGAAGCTTACGGAAATGAGATGTAACACAGATATCGCTGACAACACCGCGACCTCACCTCACGATAAGAAGCAAAAGAATCAAGCAACCAAGATTAACGGCGACGTTACAACGGAACAGCATGTAAGTAAGAAATCTACGGAAGATAATATTAACGAAACAGCAATGCCGGTAGAGACAACCGAACGAGACAGTCAAGTAGAACGGTCCTCGTCCAGAGAAGAAAATAGCAATCCGAAGAGCAACATTCAAACTAATGTCAATAATTCGCCCGTGAGCGATTCGAAGAAGGAGGATCTCGGCAAGACTAACGAGCAGATACAGGGTAAAAAATCCGaagtgcaaaaaaataaggcAGAGACGTAA
- the LOC105669244 gene encoding COMM domain-containing protein 3, with amino-acid sequence MELAKEVISGLADVQNSNTISEETFVQLLNIILSHIRNNNNDAKNIAVVYSFKSDLVKAAVANISCLFIEAARYDYDEKSLKIFLHNEHIKGQRVEKLCNTYMNNKQDIQTWLELMGDNVPHIVDIDWRLHHCVKASICRSISIPACNIQICIRKCNDIKRVTFTCTIQQLQELVYKLKDIVRHLEKMSNI; translated from the exons ATGGAATTGGCAAAAGAGGTTATTAGTGGCCTAGCGGACGTTCAAAATAGCAACACTATATCTGAAGAAACATTTGtgcaattattaaacattatactATCTCATATtcgtaacaataataatgatgctaaaa ACATTGCTGTTGTATATTCATTCAAATCAGATTTGGTGAAAGCTGCTGTTGCCAATATATCTTGCCTCTTTATAGAAGCTGCTAGATATGATTATGATGAAaagagtttaaaaatttttttacataatgagCATATTAAAGGACAAAGagtagaaaaattatgtaatacttATATGAACAATAAACAAGATATTCAGACTTGGTTGGAATTGATGGGAGACAATGTACCACATATAGTAGATATAGATTGGCGTTTACATCATTGTGTTAAG GCTAGCATTTGCCGCTCTATCAGTATACCAGCttgtaatattcaaatatgtaTAAGGAAATGTAATGACATAAAACGTGTGACATTTACATGTACCATACAACAGCTACAAGAATTAGTATACAAGTTAAAAGATATTGTAAGACATCTCGAGAAAATGTCTAACATATAA
- the LOC105669245 gene encoding ejaculatory bulb-specific protein 3-like yields MDYYKKDHKRMRLTLVLLLSFLASGLATGMESYPDTYENVNLDVILNNERLFNQYMDCVLDKAPCTADGHYLKHILPEAVATTCEKCNVKQRQMARKIGNYLKNSKPKTWAAFLEKYDPNKKYIATFEQFLVQIEK; encoded by the exons atggATTACTACAAAAAGGATCATAAGAGAATGAGACTCACACTTGTATTATTGCTGAGTTTCTTAGCATCTGGACTCGCTACAGGAATGGAATCTTATCCGGATACATATGAAAACGTGAATTTGGATGTGATTCTTAATAACGAACGTCTTTTCAATCAATATATGGATTGCGTTCTTGATAAAGCCCCTTGTACTGCAGATGGACATTATCTCAAAC ATATACTACCAGAAGCCGTAGCTACAACTTGTGAAAAGTGCAACGTGAAGCAGAGACAAATGGCAAGAAAAATAGGCAATTACTTGAAAAACAGTAAACCGAAAACCTGGGCAgcatttcttgaaaaatacgatcctaataaaaagtatattgcaacttttgaacaatttctggtacaaatagaaaaataa